DNA from Pseudomonas putida:
GGATGGGCGTGTAGGGTGTGCAGGTAGTCAGGTGCGCGTACCGGCCACTGCGGAAACGTCGGCGCTTGTAATGCGTCGGCATCCTGTCCGATCCAGCGTTTAAGTGCGGCGCGGGCCTGGGTGGCTTGGGTCAGTAGTTGGTCCTTCTGCTCTTCCAGCTGCGCGGCCTCCTGGCCCGGGGCCAGGGCGTCGGCGGAAGCGCCGCCCCCTGCGGCCAGGCGTGCACGTACCGCCGCTGCCAGCAGGCGGTTCTCGTTGAACAGATTGTCGAACTGCTGCAATTTGCGTTGCAGGGTGTACGCGGTAATCCAGGCTTGTGCCGTGGCTGCACGCACTTTCAGACGCTCGAACAGCGCTTCGGCATCCGCCCGCTCGACCGTGGCCTGAGCGGTTTCGACCCGCGCTTTTCGTTTGTCGCGGTTGGGCACCTCCTGAGAAAGGCCGACCACCTGCATGGTCATGAAGTCTCGGTTGGTACTCCATCGATCGCTGCCATCCACGGGCAGGTTCTGCACACCGAGATTCAATCGTGGATCTGGCAATTCACCCGCAGGCACAACTGAGTGACGTGCTGCGGAAGCCTGTTCTTGGCGTGCTTGAAGCGAAGGTGCGTTGCGCTCGGCGAGTTGCAGCGCATCGTCCAGCGTGAGCGAATTCGCCTGCGCGGATAGCACCGGCAGCAGGAGTGTCAGGGCGGCAGCAAGCATCCGCCCTGAATGGGAACATAGGGGAGTCATGAAGATGATTCCTCGAAAAAACCAGCGCATAGGCGCGTGTCATCGTTCAGCCGCCGAGGCAGAACAATGGTGTGAGTTTTACGAAAGAATCAGGCCCGAGGAGGGCGCCAGTGATCGGGGGAGCCCTGGTTAGAAGGCTTTGACCGTAGGTATCGACGGGACGTGGAGTGGCGAAGGTGAGTGCGGGCTCGACCATGCTGACCTGCAGTGTGCTTGCAGTTCTACATTCCTGACCGACTTTACAGGCTTTGGATGAGTGTTGGTTGGGCTCTCCGTTGTCTTGATCCTGGCAACAATCGTGGTCCATGCCTGCCATCATATCCATGCCCTGAGACTGCATCGGGCATGGTTCTATGGGTGAGTCGATTCCCGCCATCCCATGGAGAGGAAGCGCGCCCACGAGCATCAACATAGTTAGCAGTCGTAGGAATCGAATCATGATGGTCGAGTGTAGGCCAAAGCGGTTAGCGCAACATTAACGACGCGTGCGATTGTTAGCCGTTCGGTGCGCGGCAGGAAAAACGAAATTGAATGCTGTAACCCCTTCGGACGAGGTGCACCAGACTTTTCCATCATGTGCTTTGACGATGGAGCGGGTAATGGCCAGACCAAGCCCTGCATTGCTAGGTCCTCCTTCTCGCCTTGCCGGATCGGCCCGGTAGAAGCGATCAAAAATCTTGTTGATGTGTTGCGTGTCAATGGCGGACCCGCCGTTTTTGATCGTGAGGGTTACCTTGTCTGCTGCTTGCTGAATTTCTACCGAGATCTCGCTCCCGTCCGGCGTGTATCGCACGGCATTCGAGAGAACGTTGGATACAGCTCGATCAATCATGAGCCTGTCTCCGGAGATGATGCCTTTCCCTTGAAGCGTGAGGCGTATGTCGCGATCGTCGGCCAGCAACTGGTAGTACTCGAAGAGTTTGGCAACAAGGTCATGAAGCTGGATGTCCACCTGCTCAGGGATGATGAGGCCGTTGTCTGACTTGGCGAGGAAGAGCATGTCATCGATCATGCGTGACATCCGCTTCAGATCTTCCAGGTTTGAATACAGGTTCTCTTCATACGCGTCGACATCGCGCTTCCGGGACAGCACCACTTCGGTGTGCGTTAACAGGTTACTGACAGGCGTTCGCAACTCATGCGCGATATCGGCTGAGAAATTTGATAGACGAACGAAGGCATCTTCCAGGCGTGCGAGCATCCCGTTGAAGGACAAGATCAGTGTTTGCAGTTCGAGTGGTACAGGCTCCAGCGGGATTCGCTCTTGAAGTGACCTGGCAGATATGGACGTCGCAACCTTCGTAATTTGTTCGACGGGGCGTAGGCCACTTTTCGCGACCAGCCAGCCTATACCAGCACTGACCAACGCACTAATAACCAAACCAATCGCAAACCACCGCTGGAGGGTTTCGAAGAAGTGCGCATGGCTGGTGATATCCAGCATCAGCATGACGGTGCCGAGAGCTGGTTGGCCCTGGATCGCAACGTCAGCGGTGATACCGCGGAAATTATGGTATTCGTCCTGCCATTCCCACACCTCTTCCTTGTCAGCGCGCTTGTAGTGGTCTGGAATTTGTACGGCTTTGAGATCTGAAAATAGTACCTCACCCTGTGAGGTCAGCACCTCTGCCGTCAGATCCTGATGAGCACCCAGCAATGCGCGGAGTTGTGGTCTCAACTCTTCCATTCCCGTTCCAGGTGCCTGGATTGACAGAATGTGTCTCGTTGACTCCAGCTTCTCGGACAGCGCTTGTTCATCGAGCATGCGGAAGTGATGCTGGCTCAGCATGTTGAAGCTGATGCCCGCGACCACAAGAACAGCAATGACCGCGAACATGATCATCAGAGTCAGGCGCTTTACGAGCGAGGACCGGGACAAAATCACTCCGGGGCATCCATCATGTAGCCCATTCCTCGAGCTGTGTGAATGAGCTTAGGAGCAAAGTCATCATCAATCTTTGCCCGTAGCCGTCGTATCGCAACCTCGATCACATTGGTGTCGCTGTCGAAATTCATGTCCCACACCTGGGAAGCAATCAGAGATTTGGGGAGCACTTCACCACGCCGGCGCATCAAAAGTTCCAGAAGTGAAAACTCTTTAGCAGTAAGGTCCATTCGCTTGCCACCTCGAGTAGCTCTTCGTTTGAGGAGGTCTACCTCAAGATCCGCCATTCTCACAGTGGTCTGGGCTGCTGTGCTGGTGCCCCTGCGTAGTAAAGTCCGCACACGAGCGAGCAGTTCTGAGAAAGCAAAGGGTTTGATCAGGTAGTCATCGGCTCCCAGCTCAAGGCCCTTCACTCGATCATCCACCCCATCTCTGGCAGTCAGAAACAATACAGGGACGTCTTTGCCGGCTGCGCGGACCATTCGCAAGACTTCCCATCCTTCTAGCCCCGGCATCATCACGTCGAGTATCAGCAGGTCATAGCTTTCGCTCAGTGCATGTTGAAGGGCATCGGTACCCGTGAGGACCCGGTCAACAGTGAATCCCGCCTCTGCAAGGCCCTGTTGTAAATAAGCACCGGTTTTCGGTTCATCCTCAGCTACGAGTAGTTTCATGTGCTCAGCCTTCAAAAGGTGTACACACCCAGTGTGCAGCAAAAAAGTGAGCAAACCAGAAGCTGACGTAAAAGTAATGTTGGGATCAGCCAGCTGTCAGGGCCTGCCGTCTACGGTCATTGAAGACGGGCATTGCAGTCACGCCTGCCGTTATCGGTAGCAATGGTTTCAAACCACCTGATGGAGATAGTCCCGTGAAATCGATCAGACTTTTGCTTGTGGCTACATCTATGCTGCTGTCGTCGGCCGTTTTTGCTGAAGGTGGGAGCGATCGAGCAATAGAGCGGATGCAGCAGCTTCGCGACAAAGCCGAAGCAGTTCTGGTGAGGGCTGAAAAAGCTGAGCCCGGCCAACGACATGTGCATATGAAAGAGCACATGTCCATGCTTAAGGACCTGATGGGCCAATTGCACCAAGATCACCCCAAAGCGGGTATGTCCAAAGAAGATCACCTGGCGTGGATGGAGAAACACGACAAGATGGTTGATGACGT
Protein-coding regions in this window:
- a CDS encoding TolC family protein, producing MTPLCSHSGRMLAAALTLLLPVLSAQANSLTLDDALQLAERNAPSLQARQEQASAARHSVVPAGELPDPRLNLGVQNLPVDGSDRWSTNRDFMTMQVVGLSQEVPNRDKRKARVETAQATVERADAEALFERLKVRAATAQAWITAYTLQRKLQQFDNLFNENRLLAAAVRARLAAGGGASADALAPGQEAAQLEEQKDQLLTQATQARAALKRWIGQDADALQAPTFPQWPVRAPDYLHTLHAHPELAAYGAMTREAQAQVQQAIAEKKSDWGWQVDYQRRGPEFSNMVSLQVSFQLPLFSGSRQDPMIAARQAQVRQLEDEQEAALREHTAQLEADLAEYQRLQRAVTRSRETLLPLAEQRVSLALADYRAGKSALEEVVTARRQRIEARLQDIDLQGQLAATAARLHFVYGEVRA
- a CDS encoding heavy metal sensor histidine kinase — protein: MLSRSSLVKRLTLMIMFAVIAVLVVAGISFNMLSQHHFRMLDEQALSEKLESTRHILSIQAPGTGMEELRPQLRALLGAHQDLTAEVLTSQGEVLFSDLKAVQIPDHYKRADKEEVWEWQDEYHNFRGITADVAIQGQPALGTVMLMLDITSHAHFFETLQRWFAIGLVISALVSAGIGWLVAKSGLRPVEQITKVATSISARSLQERIPLEPVPLELQTLILSFNGMLARLEDAFVRLSNFSADIAHELRTPVSNLLTHTEVVLSRKRDVDAYEENLYSNLEDLKRMSRMIDDMLFLAKSDNGLIIPEQVDIQLHDLVAKLFEYYQLLADDRDIRLTLQGKGIISGDRLMIDRAVSNVLSNAVRYTPDGSEISVEIQQAADKVTLTIKNGGSAIDTQHINKIFDRFYRADPARREGGPSNAGLGLAITRSIVKAHDGKVWCTSSEGVTAFNFVFPAAHRTANNRTRR
- a CDS encoding heavy metal response regulator transcription factor, producing the protein MKLLVAEDEPKTGAYLQQGLAEAGFTVDRVLTGTDALQHALSESYDLLILDVMMPGLEGWEVLRMVRAAGKDVPVLFLTARDGVDDRVKGLELGADDYLIKPFAFSELLARVRTLLRRGTSTAAQTTVRMADLEVDLLKRRATRGGKRMDLTAKEFSLLELLMRRRGEVLPKSLIASQVWDMNFDSDTNVIEVAIRRLRAKIDDDFAPKLIHTARGMGYMMDAPE
- a CDS encoding co-regulatory protein PtrA N-terminal domain-containing protein, with product MKSIRLLLVATSMLLSSAVFAEGGSDRAIERMQQLRDKAEAVLVRAEKAEPGQRHVHMKEHMSMLKDLMGQLHQDHPKAGMSKEDHLAWMEKHDKMVDDVLSQMVREHKLMMADKECHP